CGGGCAAAATCCTCGAGCTCCCCGCCTACCAGTTGATGGGTGGCAAGTACCGGGACGAGGTGCGGGTCTACTGCGACTGCCACACCGAGGAGGAAGCCGACCCCGTCGCCTGTGCCGAGGAGGCCGAGCGGGTCGTCGAAGAACTGGGCTACGACGCGCTGAAGTTCGACCTCGACGTGCCGTCTGGCCACGAGAAAGATCGCGCGAACCGCCATCTTCGGGAGCCGGAGATCGGCCACAAGGTGAGCATCGTCGAGGCGGTCACGGAGGCCGTCGGGCACCGTGCTGATGTCGCGTTCGACTGCCACTGGACGTTCTCCGGCGGGAGTGCGAAACGCCTCGCGAAGGCCCTCGAGCCCTACGACGTCTGGTGGCTCGAAGACCCCGTGCCGCCGGAGAACCACGACGTGCAGCGCGAGATCACCCAGTCGACGACGACGCCGATCGCCGCCGGCGAGAACGTTTATCGTAAACACGGCCAGCGCCGACTCATCGAGAATCAGGCGGTGGATATCATCGCGCCCGACATGCCGAAAGTCGGCGGCATGCGAGAGACGGCGAAGATCGCCGACAAAGCGGATATGTACTACATGCCGGTCGCGATGCACAACGTCTCCTCACCGGTCGCGACCGTCGCGAGCGCCCACGTCGGTGCTGCAATCCCGAATTCTCTGGCCGTCGAGTACCACTCCTACGAACTCGGCTGGTGGGAAGATCTGGTCGAAGAGGACGTCATCGAGGACGGCTACATCGAGGTTCCCGAGGAACCCGGTCTCGGCGTGACCCTCGACATGGACGTCGTCGCGGAGCGGATGGTCGACGGTGAGGAGTTGTTTGATGAATCATAAGATTCATCAAACTCGCTGAGCTCTGCTCAGCGTTGTTTGACGAGGCGTAAGCCGAAGTCAAGCCAGCAAATCTTCGATTTGCGCTGTTCGACGCGGCTCACGCCGCGTCGGGCTCGTGACTCTTCGATTCACGATGTTCGATTGAGCGAAGCGTGAATTGCCTCGAGACGACCGTCCGAGACCCGTTTATACGATCGTCTCTCACATGGCTAGAAATGTGAGGTAGTAGTACGCCACATATTTACCTCGCTGGCCGTCGAGAGTCGAATCGTGAACTGGAACAGCGACCACGAGCACTGCGACCGACGAACTGCCACTGACGGTGGGATCCTGAATAACGAGACCGAATTCGAGAGCGGAGACGGCTCACACCACCCCGGTCCGCCGCGGTTCGTCACCGTCGGGGACGGTATCGTGAACCCGAACGGTCGGGAGATGGAGACGCGCGACGACCTCGCGCCGTGGAATCCCGACGGCGACGGGACCTACGAGTGGCACCTCGTCGATTCGCCGGACGGGTCGACTGCCGAACCAACCGATGAACTGGTCGCCGAGTTCGAACCGGACGTACCGGGCGTTTACACGCTCGCCCTCGAGGCACCCGATGGAATCCATCAGCTGACGATTCGTGCCTTCCCCGAGGCGGACGATGACGCGCCCCGGCCGCGGATCGAACTCGATGCGGTAATCGAGGACGAGCAGGTCGTCCTGTCGCCGATAGCGACCTGTGTCGGTGGCGAGCCGTCCGTCGAGTACTACGTCGACGACCGGGATGCGGACCTCCTCGAGTCGGACGGAACGATTTCCATCGACGCCGTGGACGAACCAGTCCGGATCTACGGGGTCGCCGTGGCCGAGCGCCATTCCGTGCCGGACGCGATCGAACTGGTCCCCGACGAGGAGACCGGGACGGTCCGCGTCGAGCACCCCTTCGAACCGCCGGCGTGGGTCGCGGACTCGATCGTCTACGAGATCTTCACCCGCCGGTTTCCCGATCAGGACGAGCCGACGTTCGAGACCATCGCGGACCGACTCGACCACCTCGAGCGTCTCGGCGTCGATGTCCTCTGGCTGACGCCGTTTCTCGAGGCCGAGAGCGGGTTCGGAACGCCGATGGCGCATGGCGGCCCCCACGGCTACAACACGCGGGACTACTTCACCGTCGACGCGGATCTCGGGACGATGGCCGACTTCGAAGCGCTGGTCGACGCCTGCCACGACCGCGGTTTCAGGGTCGTCTTCGACCTCGTGATCAACCACACCGCGGATACGCACCCGTTCTACGAGGCCGCGGCCGACGAGACTCATCCCCAACACGAGCGCTACTGCGACTGGTACCGGTGGGACGATTTCGAGGCCCGCGATCCGGACACCTACTTCGGCTGGGACGGGATCCCGAACCTCGACTACGGGAACCCCGAGGTTCGGGAGTACCTGCTTTCCGTCGTCGATTTCTGGGCCGAACGGGTCGATGGTATTCGGGCCGATGTCGCGTGGGGCGTCCCGCTGACGTTCTGGACGGAGGTCCACGACCGTGTGACGAGCGCGGACGGTGAGTTCTTCCTGTTAGACGAGACCCTTCCATCCGACGTCGAGATGGGCGGCGGGCGCTTCCACATGCACCACGACGATGTCCTTCACGACACGCTCGAGCGGTTGGGCGAGCGGTTCGGGACCGGGCAGTCGGCCATGGCTGGGACGGTTGGTGAGGCGGACGCCACCGACGCGACACCCGACGAGGAAGAAGACGCCGTCGCCGACGAGTTCGTGGATCGGGCTGCACACCTGGACACGTCGACCGCCGACGCCGTTCTCGACGCGCTCGAGGATCGCCCTCGACGCGGCCCTCACCCGGACTCGGAGTGGCTGCTGTACGTCGAGAACCACGATACTGACCGGTATCTCGACGAATACGGCCGAGAGGCACAGCGTGCCGCGGCCGCGGCGACGTTCACCCTCCCCGGGTCGCCGATGTGTTACTACGGACAGGAGACCGGCGTCCGCGGTCGGCGCGAGCCGATGAACTGGGGCGCGTTCGACGAGTCCCTGCTCGCGTACTACGAACGGCTGTTCGAGATTCGCCGCGAGGAGTCCGCGCTCCAGACCGACGCAAGCCTCGAGCGGATCGCCTACGAGTCGGAGACGGACGCCATGGTGGCGTTCGTCCGGTTTGTGCCCGAGGAGGACCGGCGAGTCGTCGTCGCGATTCACTTCGGCGAGGGAGCCGCGACGGTGGAACTCGAGGAGCAGGTCGACGAGACGGATCTGCTGACCGGCGAGTCGGTCGTCGATTCGGCGACCGGCGACATCGTCGTGGACAGCGTCGTCGTTCTCGAGAGCGAGTCGACGGGCGACTGATGCTGTCGACAGAAGCCGGTGTTGACGTACTCATGGCTCATTCTGGTAGTGCCGGGTACCGACAACGGACCGATATCGGAAAAAACGGCGTCGAATCGAGAGCGCTCAGCCTTCCATGCCGCCGAACGAGAGGCCGCTCTCGACGTAGCTCTGGGCGAAGAAGTAGATGAGCGCGACCGGGAGCGCAAACAGGATCGCAAATGCCGCGAACTCCGTCCACGGCGTGGAGTGACGGCTCCCGGTGGCTAGCCCGTAGAGTTCGATCGAGAGGGTCTCGTTCCCCGGCGAGAGCAGCGTCTGGGCGACGATAAACTCGTTCCAGCCCGCAAGGAACGCGAACACGAGGACAACGGCGAGCCCCGGTTTGGCGAGCGGGAGGATGATCTCACGCATCACCTGCCACTGGCTTGCACCGTCGACGATCGCCGCCTCCTCGTAAGAGACCGGGATGTTGTCCATGAACAGCTTCAACAGCCACGTGTTGAACGGAATCGCCCCGCCGGCGTAGAACAACCCGAGCACGAGCAGGTTGTTGTTGACGCCGAACTCGACGAACAGGGCGTAGAGCGCGACGAGAACCGCGATCGAGAGCCCCGCACCGACCTGCGTGAACAGGACGTAGCCGTAGAGGACGTTACTCTTGCCAATGAATTTTCGGCGCGAGAGCGCGTACGCGCCGGGCACGGCAAGCGTGATGGTCACGCTGACCGTGACGAAGACCACCACGAGGCTGTTCTGGAGCGCACTCCAGAATCGATCGCCGCCGAGGACGGTTCGATAGGCCTCGAGGTTGTACCCCGTCGGATCAGCGAACACGCCGTCGGACGTGAGCAGCGTGCTTCCCCCGGAGAGGGAGGCGGTGACCACCCAGTAGACCGGGAACATCAACACGAGCAGTATCGAGACGGCGAACCCGGTCGCGAGCGCCGTTTTCGCGACGTCTTCGGGTGTTCGACGGCCGGCCTTCAGATCGACGATCGCAGTGTAGAGTCCTTTCATCGTTATGCTGCTCCCTCCGCGATGTTCGTTTTCTTCACCGCGAGTAGCATGAACATCCCAATGATGATGATCGCGATGGTCATGATCGAAGAGGCCAGCGCGAACTGGTTCTCGATGATCGCTTCACGGTAGCCGTACACCAGAATGAGTTCGTTCTGGCGGGCCGGACCACCCTGATTCAATACCCACGGGATGAGGAAGTTCTGGAACGATGTCGCGGCCGTCAGGATCGACGCGAAGATGACGGGACCCTTGATCGACGGGAACGTCACGTTGACGAACCGATGGAAGAAGCCCGCGCCGTCGACTTTCGCCGCGTCCTGGAGCTCTCCGGGGACATCCTGTAGCGCACTCACGATGATGATGACCATGAACGGGTACGCAAGCCAGACTTCCGTCGTCACGTACGCTGCGAACGCGGTCCATCGACTCGAGAGGAACCCGACGGGAACGTCGGCCAACAGAAACTGCGGCGCGTTGACCGTCGTGAAGAAGACGATCGTATCGACGATGCCCGTAACCGAGGTTACGGCCCCGTTGTACATCGACAGGAACTCGTTCATCGGTCCGAACCGCGCCCCGCTAAACATCGCCCGCCAGATGCTGATCGTAAAGATCGGCGGGAACCCCATCGGAATGATGACGATTGCCCGCATGTAGCGCTTGCCTTTGACCCGCTCGTGGGTCAAAACCATAGCGAGACCGATGGCCAAAATCACCTTGAGCACGAGGCTCAGTGCCAGATAGAGCCAGGTAATGGACATCGAGTTCCAGAACTGCCAGTCGGTGAGCAGTTCGACGTAGTTGTCGAACCCGATGACCGACGTCTCGCCGCTGACGACCGAGCCGGCCGTCGTCGCGTCGGTTAGCGAGATGTAGAGCAGCATCGCGATCGGGTAGATCATGAACATCGAGAACAGCAACAGCCCGGGGAGCACGAGGAGCCACCCGATGAGATCTCTAGTCTCGAGGTTCAGATCGTCGACGAGTTCCGTTGTCGACCGTCCGGAGGGAAAGACACCCATTGTTCGTCGTCAGTCCCAGCTGCCGCGAATCTCGTCGGCTGCCGTTTCGAACGCGTCGGCCGCCGATTCGCTGCCGGAGAAGAGCTGATCGAGCGCGTCTTCCATCGGGGCCCAGACCGAGTCCATCTTCGCGTCTGCCGGCATTGGGACGCCCATATCGACGGTTTCGCTGAACGCGCCAACCGTCTCGCCGAGTTCGTCGCTGCCGACGTGGTCGTTGTGGACCGGAATCATGCCGTTGTCCGCGTTACTGGTGATCACGTCGTCGTTGGTGGTGTACCACTCGGCGAACTCCACGACGGCCTCGAGCGTCCCCTCGTCGGCTTCCTCGCCCTCGGTCGTGAAGTACCAGAGCGGAATGCCGGTCAACGGCGTCGGCTCGCCGCCGTCGGGCAGCGGGAGCGGAGCAACGCCCAGGTCGAGGTCGGCGTACTCGCCGGTCATCCACGGACCGTTGATCGTAAACGGCGCGTTGCCGTCGCCGAACGTCGCCTCGTGGGCCTCGTTGTCCGATGCGGAGGGCGTGTACGGGTAGAGCGACTGTTCGATGAACTCCCCGCCTTCGATCACGGCGTCCGAATCGACGCCCAGCTCGTCCGCCTCCTCGTCGAACAGCAGGCCGTCGAACGCCTGCAGGTACGCGCTCATGAAGTAGACGTCCGTCGGCGGGTAGGCGAGACCGTACGTCCCCTCGCCGTCGGGGTCGTGGTAGTCTTCCATGATCTCTTCCATCTCGTCGATCGTCTCCGGCGGCTCCTCGACCATCTCCCGGTTGTACATCAGCGTCACGGTCTCCGCCGCGTACGGGAGTCCGTAGGTGTTCCCCTCCCACTGGACTGCCTCCGCCGCCGCTTCCGAGTAGGTGTCCTCGAGATCCAGGCCGATGTCGTCGGTCGCATCGTACAGGTAGCCTTCGTCGTGATAGAGCCCGATCCAGTCGTGAGCCCAGGTGAAGCCGACGGGTCCCTCGCCGGCGGGGAGCGCCGTCTCGAGTTGCTCTTCCATCTCGTTGACGGAGTTCGAACCGAGGTCGTGGCCGGTCTCCTCGTTGAACTCGTCCAGGAAGTCGTTGAACTGCTCCCCTTCCGCGTCCTGGAACTCGTGCCAGAGCACTTCCGGATCGTCACCAGTGAACAGTCCCCCAATACAGCCCGCGAGCGTCGTTGCTGCGGCCGTTCCACCGACTCCCTTCAGGATTGATCTGCGGTTCATTGTCATGCCTCAATCAGTGATGTATTATGTATTCACATATTTAATAGTTGTGGGTATGGATTGTATAGACTCTCCCGAATAGATGTCTCTGAATTATTAATTATATATGCAGTAGATGGAGTCATATGCCTCATTATTGCCAATATTCGCGTACGATCGTAGTGTGTTGGCCGCTTAGTTCGTCTCCAATGTACGTTTCTTTCACGGAATGACTGTAACGTACCGACATCGTCCTCTCTAAAGTAGATGAAATAGTACACCACAGATTCAGATTATTGAGAAAGGGTTTTGTAGACGGTCGCCAAACCGTTCCTGTATGGCACGTGTTAGCGTCGACTCGCTCCGCAAGACATACGACCGCGGCTCGATCGTCGCCGTCGACGATCTGAATCTCGATATCGAAGACGGCGAGTTCATTACCGTCGTCGGTCCGTCCGGTTGCGGAAAGACGACGACGCTCCGAATGTTGGCCGGCCTCGAGGAGCCCTCCGGAGGAACGATCACGATCGGCGACGAGGACGTCACGGACGTCCACGCGAAAAACCGGGATGTCGCGATGGTATTCCAGAACTACGCGCTCTACCCCCACAAAACCGTCTTCGAGAACATGGAGTTCGGACTTCGGATGAGTACCGATTTCGATGAGAGCGAACGCGAACGCCGCGTCGTCGAGGCAGCCGAAATGATGGGGATCGCTGACCTGCTCGAGGACAAACCCGACGAGCTTTCGGGCGGGCAGAAACAGCGCGTCGCGCTCGGGCGGGCGATCGTTCGCGAGCCGGATCTCTTCCTCTTCGACGAGCCGCTTTCCAACCTCGACGCGAGCCTCCGGACGGAGATGCGCGCGGAGATCCAGCGCATTCAGGACGAACTCGGGATCACCGCCGTCTACGTCACGCACGATCAAGAGGAGGCGATGACGATGGGCGATCGGATGGTCATCCTCAACCACGGTATCCTCCAGCAGACCGGTCCGCCGACGGACGTCTACGAGAACCCTGTCAACCGATTCGTCGGCGGCTTCGTCGGCTCTCCGTCGATGAACTTCGTCGATGTCGATGTCGAACGGACGGGCGATGGGATCCGGCTGCTCGGTCCCGGTGACCGGTTCCAGTTCGACCTCTCGACGGCGTACGTCGACCGACACGCCGGGGAACTCTCGGCCGACCGATACACGCTCGGGATCCGACCGGAAAACGTCTCGGTCGCCGACGGAACGGCCGACAACACGGTCCGAACCACCGTCGAGGTCGTCGAACCCGTCGGCTCGGACAACTACCTGCACGTCGACATCGCCGAGGACTTCATCGTTCGGGTCGAGTCGACGATCACTCCGGAGACCGGAGAGCAAGTGACGTTGACGTTCTCGGAGTCCGATCTCCACCTGTTCGATCGGGATCGCGGCGTCGATATTTTCGGCATCGAGTCCGAACCGCCGGAAGCGCCGGCTCAGTAACCGGCTTCCGCGGCTCTGTTAAAATTGTAACTGTCTAATAAGTGTGGCGTGCTGAATACAGGGTGCGAATGTTTCATGCACAGATGGACCATTCGCAGCGATCGCCACCTATACGATTTTTGTGTGCCAGCACATACCAAGACCATGAATGGGACACCCGATGACATCGAATTTCTCGTCACGTCGGACCACCGGGTCGCCGTGCTAGACACGCTGGCCTCGGGTCCGAATGACCGTGACGCATTGCGATCCGCGACGGGGGCTTCGTCGCCAACCATGAGCCGAATTCTCACCGACTTCGAGAATCGCAATTGGATCGAACGGGAGGACCGGAGGTACCAGCTGACCGGTCTGGGCGAGTTCGTTGCCGATCGACTAGGGAAGTTTGTGGACGCGATGTCGATTGAACACCAACTTCGTGACGTCTGGCGGTGGTTACCTCATGAATTAGATGGGTTCAGCGTCGATCTGTTTACGGATGTGACGGTCACTCGCCCGAATGCCGGGTACCCCGATAAATCCACTAAACGCCGTATCGAGTTGATCACGGAGACATCTACGTGGCGTGGGGTTGGCGTGGCAATGTTAGGGTTACGGACGCTGGAGACCTCATTCGATCGGCTCCTCGACCAGCATGATGAGTTCCACTGTGAGTACATCTACCCGCCCGAAGTGTTCGATGAACTCCTATCGTGGGGGGACACGGAAACGATCATGGAGGCAGCCGACAGCGACAGCTACACCGTCTTGTTGCACGAGAACCTGCCAATGGAAGATCGGTACGAAATCTCTCTCTTCGACGATTGCGTGACCATCTGTTGTTACGATCACGAAAAGGGTGGATTACAGGCGCTCATCGAGACGACCAGTAGCGACATGCGAACGTGGGCGGAGTCGTACTACGAGCAGTTCCGTGCAGAAGCGCAGCCGCTCAGGGACGCATACGAACACGGGGTACTGCGATCGCTCGAATAGGCCGAATCACCGTGGGCTGACCGATTGGTTTTTTACGCCGTGAAAGATTTTGCACGACGAAGATCTTTCAGCAGGAATCTATAACGATTTTGCGGTCGCATCGTGTCATATGGGATCTGAAGCAGAAAACGGTGATCACATCGATGAATTTGAATCGGGATTTCTCGGCGACCTGATCCGCCCCGAGGATTCCGGCTACGACGACGCTCGCACAGTCTGGAACGGGATGATCGACAAACGTCCTGATCTGGTCGCTCACTGCCAAGACGTCGCTGACGTTATCAGCGCGGTCGAGTTCGCCCGCGAGCAGGACCTGCTCGTTGCCGTCCGCGGTGGGGGACACAACGCTGCTGGTCTCGGAACGTGTGACGACGGGATCGTCATCGACTGTTCCCCGATGAACTGGGTTGACGTAGACCCAGACACCCGGCGCGTTCGCATCGGCGGCGGTGCCACGTGGCGGGACGTCGATCATGCGACGCAAACGTTCGGACTCGCAGTTCCGGGTGGGGTCGTTTCCCACACTGGTGTCGCAGGTCTCACCCTCGGTGGCGGGTACGGCCACCTCCGTCGAAAGTACGGACTGACCTGCGACAACCTCGTCTCGGTCGATCTAGTCACTGCCGACGGCCGCTTCCTCACCGCCAGCGAGGATGAGCATCCAGACCTTTTCTGGGCGGTCCGCGGGGGTGGCGGTAACTTCGGTATCGTGACTGCCTTCGAGTTCGAGGCACACCCGATCGGGACTGAGCTGGCCACGGTGGAGACGTGGCACCCCATCGAGGACGCGGCGGCGGTCTTCAAGGCCTGGCGCGACTTCGTCGAGACCGCGCCGCGAACGGTCAGTGGGGAGGCGATCATCTGGGGCATACCGGAAGACCCCCACTTTCCGGAGGAGTACCACGACGACCCGGTCGCCATCATCACCGCCGTCCACGCTGGCGACCCCGAAGAGGGTGAGGACCTCCTCCGGCCGCTTCGGGAGTTCGGCTCGCCGCTGTTCGACTTCAGCGGTCGGACGCGATATCTCGACCTCCAGCAGGGGTTCGACCCGTTCTTCCCGGCCCACGAGCATCGGTACTATCAGGGTTCGGTCTACC
Above is a window of Natronorubrum tibetense GA33 DNA encoding:
- a CDS encoding helix-turn-helix transcriptional regulator — its product is MNGTPDDIEFLVTSDHRVAVLDTLASGPNDRDALRSATGASSPTMSRILTDFENRNWIEREDRRYQLTGLGEFVADRLGKFVDAMSIEHQLRDVWRWLPHELDGFSVDLFTDVTVTRPNAGYPDKSTKRRIELITETSTWRGVGVAMLGLRTLETSFDRLLDQHDEFHCEYIYPPEVFDELLSWGDTETIMEAADSDSYTVLLHENLPMEDRYEISLFDDCVTICCYDHEKGGLQALIETTSSDMRTWAESYYEQFRAEAQPLRDAYEHGVLRSLE
- a CDS encoding alpha-amylase family glycosyl hydrolase, coding for MNWNSDHEHCDRRTATDGGILNNETEFESGDGSHHPGPPRFVTVGDGIVNPNGREMETRDDLAPWNPDGDGTYEWHLVDSPDGSTAEPTDELVAEFEPDVPGVYTLALEAPDGIHQLTIRAFPEADDDAPRPRIELDAVIEDEQVVLSPIATCVGGEPSVEYYVDDRDADLLESDGTISIDAVDEPVRIYGVAVAERHSVPDAIELVPDEETGTVRVEHPFEPPAWVADSIVYEIFTRRFPDQDEPTFETIADRLDHLERLGVDVLWLTPFLEAESGFGTPMAHGGPHGYNTRDYFTVDADLGTMADFEALVDACHDRGFRVVFDLVINHTADTHPFYEAAADETHPQHERYCDWYRWDDFEARDPDTYFGWDGIPNLDYGNPEVREYLLSVVDFWAERVDGIRADVAWGVPLTFWTEVHDRVTSADGEFFLLDETLPSDVEMGGGRFHMHHDDVLHDTLERLGERFGTGQSAMAGTVGEADATDATPDEEEDAVADEFVDRAAHLDTSTADAVLDALEDRPRRGPHPDSEWLLYVENHDTDRYLDEYGREAQRAAAAATFTLPGSPMCYYGQETGVRGRREPMNWGAFDESLLAYYERLFEIRREESALQTDASLERIAYESETDAMVAFVRFVPEEDRRVVVAIHFGEGAATVELEEQVDETDLLTGESVVDSATGDIVVDSVVVLESESTGD
- a CDS encoding mandelate racemase/muconate lactonizing enzyme family protein produces the protein MGVDYSRLRDPNAEYTMRDLSAETMQVTGERGNGRDVEITDVQTTMVDGNFPWTLVRIYTDAGIVGTGEAYWGAGAPELIERMTPFLQGENPLDIDRLTEHLVQKMSGEGSIGGVTITAISGIEVALHDLAGKILELPAYQLMGGKYRDEVRVYCDCHTEEEADPVACAEEAERVVEELGYDALKFDLDVPSGHEKDRANRHLREPEIGHKVSIVEAVTEAVGHRADVAFDCHWTFSGGSAKRLAKALEPYDVWWLEDPVPPENHDVQREITQSTTTPIAAGENVYRKHGQRRLIENQAVDIIAPDMPKVGGMRETAKIADKADMYYMPVAMHNVSSPVATVASAHVGAAIPNSLAVEYHSYELGWWEDLVEEDVIEDGYIEVPEEPGLGVTLDMDVVAERMVDGEELFDES
- a CDS encoding FAD-binding oxidoreductase, translating into MGSEAENGDHIDEFESGFLGDLIRPEDSGYDDARTVWNGMIDKRPDLVAHCQDVADVISAVEFAREQDLLVAVRGGGHNAAGLGTCDDGIVIDCSPMNWVDVDPDTRRVRIGGGATWRDVDHATQTFGLAVPGGVVSHTGVAGLTLGGGYGHLRRKYGLTCDNLVSVDLVTADGRFLTASEDEHPDLFWAVRGGGGNFGIVTAFEFEAHPIGTELATVETWHPIEDAAAVFKAWRDFVETAPRTVSGEAIIWGIPEDPHFPEEYHDDPVAIITAVHAGDPEEGEDLLRPLREFGSPLFDFSGRTRYLDLQQGFDPFFPAHEHRYYQGSVYLDSLDDEVITEIVEREPSRPDPRILYYVWNLGGAITEVPEHATAFNGRDHPYLLAIDCKWDDSDADEAILDWARSFQRDVQVHSPGEGYRNFPGLGEDEDGEPQRSPRSDETHDRLVEVKDQYDPTNVFSRNHGVTPSESARTDGGTVDE
- a CDS encoding carbohydrate ABC transporter permease; this encodes MGVFPSGRSTTELVDDLNLETRDLIGWLLVLPGLLLFSMFMIYPIAMLLYISLTDATTAGSVVSGETSVIGFDNYVELLTDWQFWNSMSITWLYLALSLVLKVILAIGLAMVLTHERVKGKRYMRAIVIIPMGFPPIFTISIWRAMFSGARFGPMNEFLSMYNGAVTSVTGIVDTIVFFTTVNAPQFLLADVPVGFLSSRWTAFAAYVTTEVWLAYPFMVIIIVSALQDVPGELQDAAKVDGAGFFHRFVNVTFPSIKGPVIFASILTAATSFQNFLIPWVLNQGGPARQNELILVYGYREAIIENQFALASSIMTIAIIIIGMFMLLAVKKTNIAEGAA
- a CDS encoding sugar ABC transporter permease, encoding MKGLYTAIVDLKAGRRTPEDVAKTALATGFAVSILLVLMFPVYWVVTASLSGGSTLLTSDGVFADPTGYNLEAYRTVLGGDRFWSALQNSLVVVFVTVSVTITLAVPGAYALSRRKFIGKSNVLYGYVLFTQVGAGLSIAVLVALYALFVEFGVNNNLLVLGLFYAGGAIPFNTWLLKLFMDNIPVSYEEAAIVDGASQWQVMREIILPLAKPGLAVVLVFAFLAGWNEFIVAQTLLSPGNETLSIELYGLATGSRHSTPWTEFAAFAILFALPVALIYFFAQSYVESGLSFGGMEG
- a CDS encoding ABC transporter ATP-binding protein; the protein is MARVSVDSLRKTYDRGSIVAVDDLNLDIEDGEFITVVGPSGCGKTTTLRMLAGLEEPSGGTITIGDEDVTDVHAKNRDVAMVFQNYALYPHKTVFENMEFGLRMSTDFDESERERRVVEAAEMMGIADLLEDKPDELSGGQKQRVALGRAIVREPDLFLFDEPLSNLDASLRTEMRAEIQRIQDELGITAVYVTHDQEEAMTMGDRMVILNHGILQQTGPPTDVYENPVNRFVGGFVGSPSMNFVDVDVERTGDGIRLLGPGDRFQFDLSTAYVDRHAGELSADRYTLGIRPENVSVADGTADNTVRTTVEVVEPVGSDNYLHVDIAEDFIVRVESTITPETGEQVTLTFSESDLHLFDRDRGVDIFGIESEPPEAPAQ
- a CDS encoding substrate-binding domain-containing protein — its product is MNRRSILKGVGGTAAATTLAGCIGGLFTGDDPEVLWHEFQDAEGEQFNDFLDEFNEETGHDLGSNSVNEMEEQLETALPAGEGPVGFTWAHDWIGLYHDEGYLYDATDDIGLDLEDTYSEAAAEAVQWEGNTYGLPYAAETVTLMYNREMVEEPPETIDEMEEIMEDYHDPDGEGTYGLAYPPTDVYFMSAYLQAFDGLLFDEEADELGVDSDAVIEGGEFIEQSLYPYTPSASDNEAHEATFGDGNAPFTINGPWMTGEYADLDLGVAPLPLPDGGEPTPLTGIPLWYFTTEGEEADEGTLEAVVEFAEWYTTNDDVITSNADNGMIPVHNDHVGSDELGETVGAFSETVDMGVPMPADAKMDSVWAPMEDALDQLFSGSESAADAFETAADEIRGSWD